One window from the genome of Gimesia aquarii encodes:
- a CDS encoding HEAT repeat domain-containing protein, with amino-acid sequence MNALILALDVEAQSIRELAVAALLEQQSTRGLVEVIRRCATLTPDIRKLLESQSDALEAAIKQCLLHGNRELQYCGLSFVRSTNDFRQIPALVSLLENKRLINHQPDLTTQTLRSLVSKLYEYFLDTSADSIYPRSFLRNAQNIRRENLNALLLAAENFQEFDRPEEIVESLLILGDVNDSAIRKVLWHSNTETKRLVEKVLKDSKHIGVMQLICDFTEVNYPNPKALEAVSEREDPEFIAHLLRWLPEQPSELQHTNFKQIRTINWLRADKQEFWKIPSNLQPAVIRLISLLDLDVASKKQAQKWMLQNGTPEAKEAAIGILRNLDSSEVTEMVLESLESEDPVQQAWATCQLRTQHVPDAINLLITKLDSPLEEVREAARQELGSFDVEYVLEHFEEFNTHICSAVGKLLQKLNPQCTREFSRALAHPLRKRRIQAARCVQILELHDQVIPALAALVEDTDDLVRRTSAEILSTLGSPAAKQALIPLITDDNSRIREIAIKGLRSKKNTEQPTQ; translated from the coding sequence ATGAACGCATTAATTCTGGCTTTGGACGTTGAAGCTCAATCTATCAGAGAGTTGGCAGTTGCTGCGTTGCTTGAACAACAAAGCACACGTGGACTAGTGGAGGTCATTCGTCGGTGTGCCACTCTTACTCCAGACATTCGAAAATTGCTGGAATCACAATCTGATGCACTCGAGGCTGCCATTAAACAATGTTTGCTGCATGGAAATCGCGAACTTCAGTATTGTGGATTGTCATTTGTACGGAGTACAAATGACTTCAGACAAATTCCAGCGCTGGTTTCATTGCTTGAGAACAAACGCCTGATTAATCATCAACCAGATTTGACGACACAGACTCTGCGTTCTCTGGTTAGTAAATTGTATGAATATTTTCTAGACACTTCTGCAGATTCAATTTATCCCCGTTCATTTCTGAGAAATGCACAGAATATAAGAAGGGAGAATTTGAATGCACTATTATTAGCAGCTGAAAATTTTCAGGAATTCGACCGGCCTGAAGAGATTGTCGAAAGTCTGCTCATTCTGGGTGATGTAAATGATTCAGCAATCAGAAAAGTATTGTGGCATTCCAATACCGAAACGAAACGTCTTGTAGAAAAGGTTTTGAAAGATAGCAAGCACATCGGTGTGATGCAGTTAATTTGTGATTTCACTGAAGTGAATTATCCAAATCCTAAAGCATTAGAAGCTGTCTCCGAGCGAGAGGACCCGGAATTTATCGCGCATTTATTGCGCTGGCTTCCAGAACAACCTTCAGAGCTACAACATACGAACTTCAAGCAAATTCGGACAATTAACTGGTTGAGAGCGGACAAACAGGAATTCTGGAAAATACCAAGCAACCTTCAACCCGCTGTGATCAGGTTAATCAGTCTACTCGATTTGGATGTGGCCAGCAAAAAACAGGCTCAAAAATGGATGTTACAAAACGGTACTCCCGAAGCTAAAGAAGCTGCGATCGGGATCTTGAGAAATCTTGATTCTTCAGAAGTGACCGAAATGGTGTTAGAAAGTCTTGAGTCGGAAGACCCGGTTCAACAGGCATGGGCCACATGCCAATTACGCACGCAACATGTTCCCGATGCGATAAATTTGTTGATTACGAAACTAGACAGCCCATTGGAAGAGGTAAGAGAAGCAGCCCGGCAAGAACTTGGCAGTTTTGATGTAGAATATGTGTTAGAGCATTTTGAGGAGTTTAATACCCATATCTGTTCTGCTGTTGGTAAGTTGTTGCAGAAGCTGAACCCCCAATGTACACGAGAATTCAGTCGCGCTCTTGCACACCCTTTAAGAAAACGACGAATTCAGGCAGCGCGTTGTGTACAAATCTTAGAATTGCATGACCAGGTTATTCCTGCACTTGCTGCGCTGGTGGAAGACACCGATGACCTGGTTCGTAGAACCAGCGCCGAAATTTTGTCAACACTGGGAAGCCCCGCGGCCAAGCAAGCTTTAATCCCTTTAATCACAGATGATAACTCACGTATTAGGGAAATCGCGATTAAGGGACTAAGGTCAAAAAAGAACACAGAACAACCCACTCAATAA
- a CDS encoding class I SAM-dependent methyltransferase, translating into MTIACHFTMDLERTKQFEQTLQQIINQSSLSLMISVGHRTGLFDTLEGMETATRQEIADGAGLFEHYVGAWLTTMVAGGIVEYDSMFKTYRLPPEHAFWLTQSADSKNYMANMQWFSIFSKLEDEIVKSFREGDRIPHSLFASLQSEIDEEQSKSAINGLFKHVLPLVPNLIMQLCEGLDVLELDCGSGSTLMELAVMFPKSRFVGYDHSEELIENANRVANERNIENITFINRDISQIHAINSFDLITAFDVLHYQEYPFQVLDEAFAALRPGGIVLIQDIATPSNLDQIQNIPMALHRYAISSMRWMATSREKDSIGWEKEMTCQTLEDIGFAGIEVHELPHDLMNHYYVAEKPNA; encoded by the coding sequence ATGACGATTGCATGCCATTTTACAATGGACTTAGAACGTACGAAGCAATTTGAGCAAACACTTCAACAGATCATCAATCAGAGTAGCTTGTCTTTGATGATTTCGGTTGGTCATCGTACCGGGCTCTTTGACACATTGGAGGGTATGGAGACAGCCACGCGTCAGGAGATCGCAGATGGAGCCGGGTTATTCGAACATTATGTTGGCGCCTGGTTAACGACTATGGTGGCAGGGGGCATTGTAGAATACGATTCGATGTTTAAAACCTATCGGTTGCCGCCAGAACATGCCTTTTGGTTAACGCAATCTGCAGATTCAAAAAACTATATGGCTAACATGCAATGGTTTTCAATCTTCAGCAAGCTGGAAGATGAGATCGTAAAATCTTTTCGCGAAGGAGATCGCATACCTCATTCACTATTTGCGAGCTTGCAGTCAGAAATAGACGAGGAACAATCTAAATCGGCTATCAACGGATTGTTTAAACATGTACTCCCATTGGTCCCTAATCTGATCATGCAGCTTTGTGAAGGACTTGACGTGTTGGAACTCGACTGCGGCAGTGGATCGACATTGATGGAACTGGCAGTTATGTTTCCAAAGAGCCGATTCGTGGGGTACGATCATTCCGAAGAGTTGATCGAAAATGCAAATCGAGTGGCGAACGAACGAAATATTGAGAATATCACTTTCATCAATCGGGATATCTCACAGATCCATGCAATTAACTCATTTGATCTGATTACAGCATTTGATGTATTACACTATCAGGAGTATCCTTTTCAGGTTTTGGATGAAGCCTTTGCTGCATTACGGCCGGGGGGAATTGTATTAATTCAGGATATTGCGACTCCAAGTAACCTCGATCAAATTCAGAATATCCCAATGGCCCTACATCGATATGCCATTTCCAGTATGCGTTGGATGGCAACTTCCAGAGAAAAAGACAGTATTGGATGGGAAAAAGAAATGACGTGCCAAACACTCGAAGATATTGGCTTTGCAGGCATCGAAGTTCACGAACTACCACATGATCTTATGAACCATTATTATGTGGCCGAAAAGCCTAACGCTTAA
- a CDS encoding sugar phosphate isomerase/epimerase family protein: MKLGYNTNGLAFHRWDDAIRLIAETGYESVAITVDHYTLNPFAADLPEQLQEMQTLLKQYQLSSVIETGARFLLNPRAKHEPTLLSAAPEERARRIDFLKRCIDQAAFLKSDAVSFWAGQLKEKISREAALGLLAEGCQEVIEYAAKKQVRLAFEPEPGMLIETLNDFKELTRLVDHECFGLTVDIGHLQCMGETPISQHLNPWADRIFNIHIEDMIFGIHDHLRFGEGEIDFVDVVSGLRDINYTGGIQVELSRHSYIAPDVVKESFCFLRNLLETH; encoded by the coding sequence GTGAAACTGGGATACAATACTAATGGTCTGGCCTTCCATCGCTGGGATGACGCCATTCGGCTGATTGCTGAGACTGGATATGAATCTGTCGCCATCACAGTCGATCATTATACTCTCAATCCGTTTGCAGCAGATCTTCCAGAGCAGTTACAGGAAATGCAGACGCTGCTGAAACAATATCAACTTTCTTCTGTGATTGAGACAGGTGCCCGTTTTTTATTGAATCCACGCGCAAAGCATGAGCCCACTTTGCTGAGTGCTGCACCTGAAGAGCGTGCGAGACGCATCGATTTTTTAAAACGCTGTATCGATCAGGCTGCTTTTTTGAAGTCTGACGCAGTCTCCTTCTGGGCAGGTCAACTAAAAGAAAAAATTTCTCGTGAAGCCGCTCTAGGACTTCTGGCAGAGGGGTGCCAGGAGGTAATAGAGTACGCGGCCAAAAAACAAGTCAGACTTGCTTTTGAACCCGAACCGGGAATGTTGATCGAAACGCTGAACGATTTTAAAGAGTTGACAAGGCTCGTCGATCATGAGTGTTTTGGCTTGACGGTCGACATCGGACATTTACAGTGCATGGGTGAAACGCCCATTAGCCAACATCTCAATCCTTGGGCAGATCGAATTTTCAATATCCACATTGAAGATATGATCTTTGGAATTCACGATCATTTACGCTTTGGTGAAGGAGAAATCGATTTTGTTGATGTCGTCTCTGGTTTACGAGACATCAATTACACTGGAGGGATTCAGGTGGAATTAAGCCGACATAGCTATATTGCGCCTGATGTTGTTAAAGAATCGTTCTGTTTCCTTCGAAATTTATTAGAAACGCATTGA